The following proteins are encoded in a genomic region of Parabacteroides pacaensis:
- a CDS encoding class I SAM-dependent methyltransferase yields the protein MQKRHSDRALYFQEQIYTTEKYVIPFIERHKKITADVSVLEIGCGEGGNMKPFLDKGCLVTGIDLSEGKIAAAEDLFANHPLRRNLTFICEDIYKVTHLNQQFDIVILRDVIEHIPDQERFLPFIRRFLKNDGCVFFAFPPWYNPFGGHQQICKNKYISHTPYIHLLPNFLYRKCLQVAGENVEEMLEIKSTGISLERFFRIVKKGGYRIDEAILYFINPNYEIKFGLKPRKLAGLANIPYLRNFWTTCGYFMLSNKNKEDVIQK from the coding sequence ATGCAAAAACGACATTCAGACAGAGCACTTTATTTCCAGGAACAAATCTATACGACAGAAAAATACGTCATCCCCTTTATTGAAAGACATAAAAAAATAACGGCTGATGTTTCTGTCCTTGAAATAGGATGTGGAGAAGGAGGAAATATGAAGCCTTTCTTGGACAAAGGTTGCCTGGTTACGGGTATCGACCTTTCCGAAGGGAAAATAGCGGCTGCTGAAGATCTTTTTGCCAATCATCCTTTGCGAAGGAATCTTACTTTTATTTGTGAAGACATTTACAAAGTGACCCATCTTAATCAACAATTTGATATTGTAATCCTTCGCGATGTAATAGAACATATCCCCGATCAGGAACGGTTTCTCCCTTTTATCCGCCGTTTCCTGAAAAACGACGGATGCGTATTCTTTGCTTTTCCTCCGTGGTATAATCCTTTTGGAGGACATCAACAAATATGTAAGAACAAATATATCTCCCATACCCCTTATATTCATTTATTACCCAATTTCCTTTATCGGAAATGCCTGCAAGTTGCAGGAGAAAATGTAGAAGAGATGCTTGAAATAAAATCTACCGGCATTAGCTTGGAGCGTTTCTTCCGGATTGTGAAAAAGGGAGGATACCGGATAGATGAAGCTATTCTCTACTTCATCAATCCTAATTATGAAATCAAGTTCGGACTAAAGCCCCGTAAATTAGCCGGCCTAGCCAATATTCCCTATCTCCGGAATTTCTGGACTACTTGCGGGTACTTTATGTTAAGCAATAAAAATAAAGAAGATGTTATACAGAAGTAA
- a CDS encoding GHMP family kinase ATP-binding protein, producing MLYRSKAPFRLGIAGGGTDVSPYSDLYGGAILNVTVNLYAFATIRPLNNGKIRFIHINENLTEQAKAVSSLPITDDALVLQRGIYNSIVKKYNNNQPLSFELITYMDVPSGSGLGTSSTLAVAILGAFTEWLKLPLGRYDIAHYAYEIERLDLKMAGGKQDQYAATFGGVNFMEFYEDDKVIVNPLRINNTVLQEWSMNTVLFYTNIQRASSKIIEEQAANVEKNDSPSVEAMHNVKKEAYRMKNCLLKDELQELGKALNTSWINKKKMARNISNEMIDKIYDTAISNGALGGKISGAGGGGFLFFYCPGTTRYQVIRALTALNIGHVCPFEFSKNGLTTWTVEE from the coding sequence ATGTTATACAGAAGTAAAGCGCCGTTCAGATTAGGTATTGCAGGAGGAGGCACGGATGTTTCTCCTTATTCGGATTTATATGGAGGAGCTATTTTAAATGTCACCGTTAACTTATATGCGTTTGCAACAATCCGTCCCCTCAATAATGGAAAAATACGTTTTATCCATATCAACGAAAACCTAACGGAACAAGCGAAAGCTGTGTCTTCTTTGCCTATAACGGATGATGCTCTCGTGTTACAACGGGGGATTTACAATTCTATCGTAAAAAAGTACAATAACAATCAACCTTTATCTTTTGAACTTATCACCTATATGGATGTACCTTCCGGTTCCGGCCTGGGTACTTCCTCTACGTTGGCGGTAGCGATTTTAGGGGCATTTACGGAATGGCTAAAGCTTCCTTTGGGAAGATACGACATTGCTCATTATGCGTATGAAATAGAACGTCTCGACTTAAAAATGGCAGGAGGAAAGCAAGACCAATATGCGGCTACTTTCGGAGGAGTGAACTTTATGGAATTTTATGAAGATGACAAAGTGATTGTCAATCCCCTTCGTATTAATAATACCGTTTTGCAGGAGTGGTCTATGAACACGGTTCTTTTCTATACCAACATCCAACGGGCTTCTTCTAAAATTATAGAAGAACAAGCAGCCAATGTGGAAAAGAATGATAGTCCTTCCGTAGAAGCCATGCATAATGTAAAGAAAGAGGCTTACCGTATGAAGAACTGTTTGTTGAAAGACGAATTGCAAGAATTAGGGAAAGCCTTGAATACAAGTTGGATAAACAAGAAGAAGATGGCTCGTAATATTTCAAACGAAATGATAGATAAAATATATGATACCGCTATTTCGAATGGCGCGTTAGGTGGAAAAATATCCGGTGCCGGCGGGGGAGGCTTTCTGTTTTTCTATTGTCCCGGCACTACCCGCTATCAGGTAATCCGGGCATTAACAGCCTTGAATATAGGACACGTATGCCCTTTCGAATTTAGTAAAAACGGATTAACGACATGGACAGTAGAAGAATAA
- a CDS encoding D-sedoheptulose-7-phosphate isomerase — MDSRRIIKERLTRHQEAVNRLLSDESVQQIIAQVVDVIVDCFRKGNKVYFCGNGGSAADAQHLAAEFSGKFYLDRSVLPSEALHCNTSYLTAVGNDYTFDIIYSRLISGVGRPGDILVGLTTSGNSKNIVEAFKTCREKGITTVALTGMAGGRIAPFSDYQICVPDNDTPRIQELQITIGHIICELVEEIIFGN, encoded by the coding sequence ATGGACAGTAGAAGAATAATAAAAGAACGGCTTACCCGGCATCAAGAAGCGGTGAACCGTTTGTTAAGCGATGAGTCGGTACAACAAATCATAGCCCAGGTAGTAGACGTGATTGTAGATTGTTTCCGGAAAGGGAACAAGGTCTATTTTTGTGGAAATGGGGGGAGCGCGGCTGATGCCCAGCACTTGGCTGCCGAATTCTCCGGAAAGTTCTATTTAGACCGTTCTGTTTTACCGTCTGAGGCACTTCATTGCAACACCTCTTATCTTACGGCGGTAGGGAATGATTATACTTTTGACATTATTTACTCCCGGTTGATTTCCGGAGTTGGCAGGCCGGGAGATATTTTGGTAGGACTTACTACTTCGGGAAATTCAAAGAATATCGTAGAAGCTTTTAAGACCTGTCGTGAAAAGGGAATAACCACAGTTGCACTGACAGGAATGGCTGGTGGGCGGATCGCTCCTTTCAGCGATTATCAGATATGTGTGCCGGATAACGATACGCCACGTATTCAGGAATTACAAATTACCATCGGGCACATTATTTGCGAATTGGTAGAAGAAATTATATTCGGTAATTAA
- a CDS encoding nucleotidyltransferase family protein — protein MEGIILAGGLGTRLQSVVSDVPKCMAPVAGKPFLHHLLNYMERAGFTRIILSLGYKHEIVEEWVETFSTRMKIICVVENEPLGTGGAVKLASEKVKERNVFILNGDTFFKVNFVDIMRFHLLTGSQATIALKKMENFDRYGVVTVDTDSYRITGFQEKQFCEVGYINGGIYLIKKEELSRLPVKCSLEKDYFEACLAEKIFSGFCEEGYFIDMGLPEDYARIQEDFSGKQML, from the coding sequence ATGGAAGGCATTATTCTTGCAGGAGGACTGGGAACCCGTTTACAAAGCGTAGTATCCGATGTCCCTAAATGTATGGCTCCGGTAGCCGGAAAACCTTTTTTGCACCACTTATTAAATTATATGGAAAGAGCGGGTTTTACACGGATCATTCTTTCCTTAGGATATAAACATGAAATCGTAGAAGAATGGGTAGAGACTTTTTCTACCCGTATGAAGATAATCTGTGTGGTAGAAAACGAACCTTTAGGTACGGGGGGAGCTGTAAAGCTTGCTTCGGAGAAGGTAAAAGAAAGGAATGTATTTATATTAAACGGAGATACGTTTTTTAAAGTGAACTTCGTTGATATAATGCGCTTTCATTTATTAACCGGTTCGCAAGCTACCATTGCATTAAAAAAGATGGAAAACTTCGATCGGTATGGGGTAGTAACAGTAGATACCGATAGTTACCGGATTACGGGATTCCAAGAAAAACAGTTTTGTGAGGTTGGCTATATAAATGGAGGAATTTATTTAATCAAGAAAGAAGAACTGAGCCGGTTGCCTGTGAAATGTTCATTAGAAAAAGATTATTTTGAAGCGTGCCTGGCAGAGAAAATCTTTTCCGGGTTCTGTGAAGAGGGATATTTCATCGATATGGGTCTTCCGGAAGATTATGCAAGGATTCAAGAAGACTTTTCCGGAAAACAGATGCTTTAA
- a CDS encoding D-glycero-alpha-D-manno-heptose-1,7-bisphosphate 7-phosphatase gives MKYTSLFLDRDGVINRHRPADYVKTIEEFEFLPGSLEALRLLSPLFKHIFIVTNQRGVGKGVMTVRTLEQIHAYMLDEIIRHQGRIDHIYVCTDIETESFNRKPQPGMARQALQDYPDISFPRSMMVGDSVSDLLFARNTGMRAVFIDAGIEKKEIKPSLYDARFPDLYTFAEKYIKDPDV, from the coding sequence ATGAAGTATACGTCTTTGTTCTTGGATAGGGATGGGGTGATAAACCGTCACCGGCCTGCCGATTATGTCAAGACCATAGAGGAATTTGAATTTTTACCGGGTTCATTGGAAGCCTTACGCCTGCTCTCTCCTTTATTTAAACATATTTTTATCGTAACCAATCAACGGGGGGTTGGAAAGGGTGTAATGACTGTCCGAACATTGGAACAAATTCATGCTTACATGCTGGATGAAATAATCCGGCATCAGGGACGTATAGACCATATCTATGTATGTACGGATATAGAAACGGAGAGTTTCAACCGTAAGCCTCAACCCGGTATGGCAAGGCAAGCCCTTCAAGATTATCCGGATATTTCTTTTCCCCGAAGTATGATGGTAGGAGATAGTGTCTCCGATCTTCTTTTTGCCAGGAATACAGGCATGCGTGCCGTTTTTATCGATGCCGGGATAGAGAAGAAAGAGATTAAACCTTCTCTGTATGATGCCCGCTTTCCGGATTTATATACCTTTGCGGAAAAATACATAAAGGATCCGGACGTATGA
- a CDS encoding glycosyltransferase, translated as MKIAYLSTFYPFRGGIAQFNANLYKALLSAGHEVSPYTFKRQYPDLLFPGKTQYVTDEDNAVRIESIPVLDTANPFTYISAAKKIAEGQPDILIMKYWMSYFAPSLGWVAGRLKKQGCKVITILDNVIPHEQKFFDKPLTQWFIRQNSGFIAMSEAVKEDLLSLNPHAAYCLKAHPLYNHFGEKKGCSEARQVLGLHPEKKTLLFFGLIRDYKGLDLLIEAMDELDESYQLLIGGESYGSFTKYEALINQAKHPENIKVFNRYISDKEVPLFFSAADVCVLPYKSATQSGITSIAYHFEIPLIATDTGGLKESIGQPGTGLICPEITSTAIASTVRRFYESDRKGYANRIQELKASLSWENFAETLLDFAKQW; from the coding sequence ATGAAAATAGCTTACCTTTCTACATTTTACCCTTTTCGCGGAGGCATTGCCCAATTTAACGCCAACCTGTACAAAGCCTTATTATCTGCAGGGCACGAAGTGAGTCCTTATACTTTTAAGAGGCAATACCCTGATCTCCTTTTTCCAGGTAAAACCCAGTATGTAACTGATGAGGATAATGCGGTACGGATAGAAAGTATTCCGGTTTTGGATACGGCGAATCCGTTTACTTATATCTCGGCTGCTAAAAAGATCGCAGAAGGGCAACCGGATATTTTAATTATGAAATATTGGATGTCTTATTTTGCTCCTTCTTTGGGATGGGTAGCCGGAAGATTGAAGAAACAAGGATGTAAAGTAATTACGATTCTGGATAATGTTATTCCCCACGAGCAAAAGTTTTTCGATAAACCTTTGACTCAATGGTTTATCCGCCAAAATTCCGGGTTTATAGCAATGAGTGAAGCTGTAAAAGAAGACCTGCTTTCGTTGAATCCTCATGCTGCTTATTGTTTGAAAGCGCATCCTCTTTATAATCATTTCGGTGAAAAGAAAGGCTGTTCCGAAGCCAGGCAAGTTCTAGGGCTACATCCTGAAAAGAAAACACTGCTTTTCTTTGGCTTGATCCGCGATTATAAAGGATTGGATTTATTGATCGAGGCGATGGATGAATTGGACGAGAGTTACCAGCTTTTAATCGGAGGAGAAAGTTATGGAAGTTTTACCAAGTATGAGGCACTGATCAATCAGGCAAAACATCCTGAAAATATAAAAGTATTTAACCGCTACATTAGTGATAAAGAAGTCCCTCTCTTTTTCTCGGCGGCTGATGTATGTGTACTTCCTTATAAGTCTGCTACTCAAAGCGGCATCACTTCCATTGCTTATCATTTCGAAATTCCTTTGATTGCTACGGATACGGGGGGACTAAAAGAGAGTATCGGTCAGCCGGGAACAGGCTTGATTTGTCCGGAAATCACTTCTACGGCGATTGCTTCTACTGTCCGCCGGTTTTATGAAAGTGACCGGAAAGGTTATGCTAACCGGATTCAGGAGTTAAAAGCCTCGCTTTCCTGGGAAAACTTTGCAGAAACACTGCTGGATTTCGCTAAACAATGGTAA
- the kdsR gene encoding 3-ketodihydrosphingosine reductase, translated as MNDRQVILITGASSGFGRISALTLAKEGHIVYGTSRKECTSGNEGIKMLVMDVTSPESVEAAVDLIIKQQGRIDVVINNAGIGISGALELITREESNLQMDTNFMGTVYVCNAVLPLMRKARRGKIINISSIGGMIAVPFQGFYSASKFALEGYSEALALEVAPFNIQVCLVEPGDFRTGFTMHRQISSVTLEHEDYRDAFVRTMGVIEQAEQAGANPEKLAKTLCKLVRASRPAFRTKVGPIGQVAIATCKGWLPGSFIRFLLRRFYKLGRKR; from the coding sequence ATGAACGATCGTCAAGTGATTCTTATTACCGGGGCATCTTCGGGGTTTGGCAGGATAAGTGCGCTTACCTTGGCAAAAGAAGGGCATATCGTGTACGGAACCAGCCGGAAAGAATGTACATCGGGAAATGAAGGGATAAAAATGTTGGTTATGGATGTTACTTCCCCGGAATCCGTAGAGGCTGCTGTGGATTTAATAATTAAACAACAGGGACGAATAGATGTCGTGATTAATAATGCGGGAATAGGAATTAGCGGGGCATTGGAACTTATTACACGGGAAGAGAGTAATTTACAGATGGATACCAACTTTATGGGAACCGTGTATGTTTGTAATGCGGTGCTTCCTTTGATGCGAAAAGCACGGCGGGGTAAAATAATCAATATAAGTTCTATCGGGGGTATGATTGCTGTTCCGTTTCAAGGCTTTTACAGTGCTTCCAAATTTGCGCTGGAGGGATATAGTGAAGCTCTTGCTCTGGAAGTTGCTCCGTTTAATATCCAAGTCTGCCTCGTAGAACCGGGAGACTTCCGTACCGGATTTACCATGCATCGGCAAATTTCTAGTGTTACATTGGAACATGAAGATTATCGGGATGCTTTTGTCCGGACAATGGGAGTAATCGAACAAGCGGAACAAGCCGGAGCTAATCCGGAAAAGTTAGCAAAGACCTTATGTAAGTTAGTTCGTGCCTCGAGACCTGCCTTTCGAACCAAGGTAGGACCTATAGGACAAGTAGCGATAGCTACCTGTAAAGGGTGGTTGCCGGGTAGTTTTATACGTTTTTTATTACGGCGGTTTTACAAATTAGGGAGAAAGAGATAG
- a CDS encoding SusC/RagA family TonB-linked outer membrane protein, protein MKAKLMLCIGMLLATTLAFAQQDITVSGVVMEKATGLPAIGVSVLLKGTTTGTVTGIDGDYTLKDVPSNGTLVFSYVGMRTVEVPINGRTVINVTLEDDTQALDEVVVIGYGTSKAKDLTAPIAVVKAEDIVKHATSSPMQALQGRVSGMQIVNSGQPGKGPEVRIRGIGSFEDTKPLYVVDGMFYDNIDFLNNSDIQDISILKDASAASIYGVRAANGVVIVTTKRGLYNKKATITYDGYVGFQKATNVLKMASTEQYAEMQRGINSPTTLAILQNSIDRYGGDKTTYTPGINTDWYKELLRTALIHNHSLDITGGSDKTTYSVGMSYLYQEGIMDAKNEYERFNMRAKADYNPYEWLKVGANMVLTNATQYLPQNAAWASAYQTPGLVPVIDEKQSSEQSYPVKYASPELIGMSSYFGNPVARAQYHDEKNQTVQILPTFYAEIYLMPENKLVFRTAYSQDISFLQGYNYTPQFKVGGGQESTISSLQKDNKFYRNWIVDNTLTYRDQFGKHNLTAMLGQSSRSENYRYLWGKAPGVPGGKEQYMYLSQGNATGRETGDAGNTYHGLSVFGRVSYDYDGKYLLSATMRADGSSKYQEKWGYFPSFGGAWIMTQEDFMKDQKVVDFLKLRASWGKLGNDKIPASDGFASITQNQGTSGVFGQGLIPGYTNVVYFSWLDWEVVNEFNIGADVNFLNSRLGLEIDYYRRITENAVINTPLPMGAGSLLGNNGKIQNSGLEISLNWTDRIGPDFTYNVGFNITTLKNKIKNLNGLPYIYGGTAEFRTISKVGGSLGAFYGYELEGVYQTQQEIDNDPVAVKYNAKQQTDASKLVPGDFKYKDQNHDGVIDAADRTILGSYLPDVTYGINAGFSYKNFDFSMVMQGQGGNQIVNRKRGDRLWQPDINYDAAQVENRWTGPGSTNRYPSAAGSVKPWNINNFNSFYIEQGAYFRIQNIQLAYTFDSFKLRAFNFPSIRLSFSAERPYTYFHTNGFTPEVPDGFDSQVYPMAATYTFGLRIIY, encoded by the coding sequence ATGAAGGCAAAATTGATGCTTTGTATCGGAATGCTGCTGGCAACTACTCTAGCTTTTGCACAGCAAGACATTACCGTATCAGGTGTAGTGATGGAAAAAGCGACAGGTCTGCCGGCAATCGGGGTAAGTGTCTTGTTAAAAGGCACTACTACCGGAACAGTTACCGGAATAGACGGTGATTACACGCTAAAAGATGTCCCGTCCAACGGAACACTTGTATTTAGTTATGTGGGAATGCGTACGGTAGAAGTACCTATAAACGGCCGTACAGTCATTAACGTAACCTTGGAAGATGACACGCAAGCTCTTGACGAGGTAGTGGTAATCGGTTACGGAACCAGTAAAGCCAAAGACCTTACGGCTCCTATTGCCGTGGTAAAGGCGGAAGATATTGTGAAGCATGCTACTTCTTCTCCCATGCAAGCTTTGCAGGGACGTGTGTCGGGTATGCAAATTGTAAACAGCGGCCAACCGGGAAAAGGCCCTGAAGTCCGAATCCGGGGTATCGGTTCGTTTGAAGACACGAAACCGTTGTATGTAGTGGATGGAATGTTTTATGACAACATCGACTTCCTGAACAATTCCGATATACAGGATATCTCCATTTTGAAGGATGCTTCGGCTGCTTCTATTTATGGAGTACGTGCTGCTAACGGGGTTGTGATTGTGACTACCAAACGTGGGTTGTACAATAAAAAAGCAACCATTACGTATGATGGCTATGTAGGTTTCCAAAAAGCGACCAACGTGTTGAAGATGGCTTCTACCGAGCAATATGCCGAAATGCAGAGAGGCATTAACAGTCCTACTACCCTGGCTATCCTCCAAAATTCAATTGATCGTTACGGAGGAGATAAAACAACGTATACGCCGGGAATAAATACCGACTGGTACAAAGAACTACTCCGCACGGCTTTGATTCATAATCATAGTTTGGATATTACCGGCGGTTCGGATAAGACAACTTATTCAGTAGGTATGAGTTATCTTTATCAGGAAGGTATCATGGACGCCAAGAACGAATACGAACGTTTCAATATGCGTGCTAAGGCGGATTATAATCCCTACGAATGGTTAAAAGTGGGGGCAAACATGGTGTTGACGAATGCGACCCAGTATCTTCCGCAAAATGCAGCATGGGCTTCCGCTTATCAAACACCGGGACTTGTGCCGGTGATCGACGAGAAGCAGAGCAGCGAACAGTCTTATCCTGTAAAGTATGCATCTCCCGAACTGATCGGTATGAGCAGCTATTTCGGTAACCCGGTAGCACGTGCCCAATATCATGATGAAAAGAACCAAACAGTACAGATATTGCCTACTTTCTATGCGGAAATTTACTTGATGCCGGAGAATAAACTGGTATTCCGGACAGCTTATAGCCAAGACATTTCTTTCCTGCAAGGTTATAACTATACCCCGCAATTCAAAGTGGGGGGCGGACAGGAATCAACTATTTCTTCCCTTCAAAAAGATAACAAGTTTTACCGGAACTGGATTGTGGATAATACATTAACATATCGCGACCAATTCGGCAAGCATAACCTTACCGCTATGTTGGGACAGTCGTCACGAAGTGAGAACTATCGTTACCTTTGGGGAAAGGCACCTGGAGTTCCGGGAGGCAAAGAACAATACATGTACCTATCCCAAGGAAATGCTACCGGACGTGAAACGGGTGACGCCGGGAATACTTACCATGGACTGTCTGTATTTGGCCGTGTATCGTACGATTACGACGGCAAATATCTTCTTTCTGCCACTATGCGTGCCGACGGTAGTTCCAAGTACCAGGAAAAATGGGGTTATTTCCCTTCGTTCGGCGGTGCATGGATTATGACTCAGGAAGACTTTATGAAAGACCAGAAAGTAGTGGATTTCCTTAAACTACGTGCCAGTTGGGGTAAATTAGGTAACGATAAGATACCGGCTAGCGACGGTTTCGCCTCTATTACACAAAACCAGGGTACATCGGGTGTTTTCGGGCAAGGGCTTATCCCCGGTTATACAAATGTGGTGTATTTTAGCTGGCTGGATTGGGAAGTGGTAAACGAGTTCAATATCGGAGCCGATGTAAATTTCCTGAATAGCCGTTTAGGACTGGAGATCGATTATTATCGCCGGATTACCGAAAATGCAGTGATTAATACCCCATTACCTATGGGAGCCGGAAGCTTATTAGGTAACAATGGCAAGATACAGAACTCCGGTTTGGAAATTTCGCTTAACTGGACAGACCGGATAGGACCGGATTTTACTTATAATGTGGGCTTTAATATTACCACGTTGAAAAATAAGATAAAGAACCTGAACGGCTTGCCTTATATTTACGGCGGTACTGCCGAGTTCCGTACTATCTCGAAAGTAGGCGGTTCGTTAGGTGCTTTCTACGGCTATGAACTGGAAGGGGTTTACCAAACTCAACAAGAAATAGATAACGACCCGGTAGCTGTAAAGTATAATGCCAAACAACAAACGGATGCATCCAAATTGGTTCCGGGTGATTTTAAATATAAGGATCAGAACCATGATGGCGTGATTGATGCAGCCGACCGAACCATATTAGGCTCTTATTTGCCCGACGTGACTTACGGTATTAATGCCGGTTTCTCTTACAAGAATTTTGATTTTTCTATGGTAATGCAAGGTCAGGGCGGAAACCAAATTGTAAACCGGAAACGGGGCGATCGTTTGTGGCAGCCGGATATTAACTATGATGCTGCCCAAGTGGAAAACCGTTGGACTGGTCCGGGTTCTACAAACCGTTATCCTTCGGCTGCCGGTTCGGTAAAGCCTTGGAATATTAATAATTTCAACTCTTTCTATATCGAACAGGGAGCTTATTTCAGGATTCAGAACATTCAGTTGGCTTATACGTTTGACAGCTTCAAACTAAGAGCTTTCAATTTCCCTTCTATTCGCTTGAGTTTTTCTGCCGAACGTCCGTATACTTATTTCCATACCAACGGTTTTACACCGGAAGTTCCGGATGGATTTGACAGCCAGGTTTATCCGATGGCAGCGACTTATACGTTCGGTTTACGGATTATTTATTGA
- a CDS encoding RagB/SusD family nutrient uptake outer membrane protein, with protein MKYRIIKRGWLWALPLVLFFTGCHDFLYRLPENTVEAESVDYSKTSEMYMPVSGVYATARTKLSSWAAYGLISVRGDDVDKGSSPNDQIEFLYAKLFQYEDIKSFWALNSAWEGLYNLITISNAALESLDKYAEYITTDADQQKYNQYTAEVRFLRAFTYFQIVNLWGNVPLLLNNQQLQITKAPIEDVYKYIFTELEYCITNLPPVRPNEQTDKMGAVTRYTALALYAKANLYRGNWDAVITATQEIIGSNKFSLYGDFYQLFKIPGKLSNESLFELQFTDFDSPSGEIVRSDEWFSSQGPRGGDNPIQGWGLYPPTDEIRTYFHARGETIRDTTTFLLTNHTTPSGDFVKPGQPGEPTAYNGKAYTPSNQLTPGRNNYGDNNNIRVLRYADVLLMNAEAKIRLNQNGDAPLNLVRQRAGMTSIKNATLDDVLNERRVELALEWGNRFYDLVRTGRAASTLKGFVAGKSEYYPIPQNQIDLNSNLAEDVAPVPVEWK; from the coding sequence ATGAAATATAGAATTATCAAACGAGGATGGTTGTGGGCTTTGCCGCTGGTACTATTTTTTACCGGTTGCCACGATTTTCTCTATAGGCTTCCGGAAAATACAGTAGAAGCTGAATCCGTGGATTATTCCAAAACATCGGAAATGTATATGCCGGTATCCGGAGTATATGCTACTGCCCGGACGAAACTTTCTTCATGGGCGGCTTACGGATTGATTTCCGTACGGGGAGATGATGTGGATAAAGGTTCGTCTCCTAACGACCAGATAGAATTCCTATACGCTAAGCTTTTCCAGTATGAAGATATTAAATCTTTCTGGGCATTGAATTCGGCATGGGAAGGATTATATAACTTGATTACCATTTCGAATGCCGCTTTAGAATCGCTGGATAAATATGCAGAATATATTACTACCGATGCTGATCAGCAAAAATATAATCAATATACGGCCGAGGTACGTTTCTTACGTGCTTTTACTTATTTCCAAATTGTCAATTTGTGGGGGAATGTTCCTTTGTTACTTAACAATCAGCAGCTCCAGATAACAAAAGCACCGATAGAGGATGTATATAAATATATCTTTACCGAATTAGAATATTGCATCACTAATCTTCCTCCCGTACGTCCGAATGAGCAGACGGACAAGATGGGTGCAGTGACTAGATACACTGCTTTGGCTCTCTATGCAAAAGCCAACTTGTATCGTGGAAATTGGGATGCTGTAATTACGGCCACTCAGGAAATTATAGGAAGTAATAAGTTTTCCCTTTATGGCGATTTTTATCAGTTATTTAAAATACCCGGCAAGTTGAGTAACGAATCTTTGTTCGAACTTCAATTTACCGATTTTGATTCACCTAGTGGTGAGATTGTCCGTTCCGACGAATGGTTCTCTTCGCAAGGGCCTCGTGGTGGCGATAATCCTATACAGGGATGGGGATTGTATCCTCCTACGGATGAAATTCGTACTTATTTCCATGCTCGCGGCGAAACGATCCGGGATACCACTACTTTCTTGCTGACCAACCATACTACTCCCTCCGGAGATTTCGTCAAACCGGGACAGCCGGGTGAACCTACCGCCTATAATGGGAAAGCGTACACTCCTTCTAATCAGCTTACGCCGGGACGTAATAACTATGGCGATAACAATAATATCCGTGTACTTCGTTATGCCGATGTATTATTGATGAATGCCGAAGCGAAAATCCGTTTAAATCAGAACGGAGATGCTCCTTTAAATTTGGTACGCCAGCGTGCCGGTATGACTTCTATTAAAAATGCTACCTTGGATGATGTGTTGAATGAACGCCGGGTAGAACTGGCATTGGAATGGGGCAATCGCTTTTATGATTTGGTGCGTACCGGACGGGCGGCTTCTACTTTAAAAGGCTTCGTGGCAGGAAAGAGCGAATATTATCCTATTCCACAGAATCAGATAGACTTGAACTCGAACTTGGCGGAAGACGTAGCTCCTGTACCGGTAGAATGGAAATAA